Proteins encoded by one window of Crassostrea angulata isolate pt1a10 chromosome 9, ASM2561291v2, whole genome shotgun sequence:
- the LOC128162168 gene encoding uncharacterized protein LOC128162168, with product MDKTDITEEVEKRPQEIMRWFSPKTQKILDVCVRLQEDFGNPRQPATDYSQYQDHYSYTILRYGKDYDAQRALRIRKIHAFFHRHKITENTRYELAQRALRISAILTYLNRYQITVAGCLEMPLEVLEERLLEITNYHDTPWYYRFIPCCVNIQRQNVIKPKTKKRSNGGLFGRIRKVFSRRSQKFNED from the exons ATGGACAAGACTGACATTACAGAG GAGGTGGAAAAGCGGCCACAAGAAATAATGCGATGGTTCTCGCCTAAAACGCAAAAG ATACTTGACGTTTGTGTACGTCTTCAGGAAGATTTCGGGAATCCCCGTCAACCAGCGACTGATTATTCTCAGTATCAG GATCATTATAGCTACACAATTTTGAGATACGGAAAAGACTATGACGCCCAGCGAGCATTGCGAATTAGGAAGATTCATGCATTCTTCCACCGCCATAAAATTACA GAAAACACCAGATACGAGCTGGCCCAGCGAGCGTTGAGAATTTCAGCGATCCTCACGTACTTAAATCGATACCAGATaaca GTCGCAGGCTGTCTGGAAATGCCCTTGGAGGTATTAGAAGAACGACTGCTAGAA ATTACAAATTACCACGATACCCCGTGGTATTATCGGTTTATTCCATGCTGCGTCAATATTCAGAGACAAAAC GTCATTAAACCAAAGACAAAGAAAAGAAGCAATGGAGGACTTTTTGGAAGAATTCGGAAAGTCTTCAGCCGACGCTCTCAGAAATTTAATGAAGattga
- the LOC128162169 gene encoding uncharacterized protein LOC128162169 — translation MDKTDITEEMEKRPQEIMRWFSPKTQKILDVCVRLQEDFGNPRQPATDYSQYQDHYSYTILRYGKDYDAQRALRIRKIHAFFHRHKITENTRYELAQRALRISAILTYLNRYQITVAGCLEMPLEVLEERLLEITNYHDTPWYYRFIPCCVNIQRQNVIKPKTTKRSNGGLFGRIRKVFSRRSQKFNED, via the exons ATGGACAAGACTGACATTACAGAG GAGATGGAAAAGCGGCCACAAGAAATAATGCGATGGTTCTCGCCTAAAACGCAAAAG ATACTTGACGTTTGTGTACGTCTTCAGGAAGATTTCGGGAATCCCCGTCAACCAGCGACTGATTATTCTCAGTATCAG GATCATTATAGCTACACAATTTTGAGATACGGAAAAGACTATGACGCCCAGCGAGCATTGCGAATTAGGAAGATTCATGCATTCTTCCACCGCCATAAAATTACA GAAAACACCAGATACGAGCTGGCCCAGCGAGCGTTGAGAATTTCAGCGATCCTCACGTACTTAAATCGATACCAGATaaca GTCGCAGGCTGTCTGGAAATGCCCTTGGAGGTATTAGAAGAACGACTGCTAGAA ATTACAAATTACCACGATACCCCGTGGTATTATCGGTTTATTCCATGCTGCGTCAATATTCAGAGACAAAAC GTCATTAAACCAAAGACAACGAAAAGAAGCAATGGAGGACTTTTTGGAAGAATTCGGAAAGTCTTCAGCCGACGCTCTCAGAAATTTAATGAAGATTGA
- the LOC128162170 gene encoding uncharacterized protein LOC128162170, whose translation MVNNQNENTRYELAQRALRISAILTYLNRYQITVAGCLEMPLEVLEERLLEITNYHDTPWYYRFIPCCVNIQRQNVIKPKTKKRSNGGLFGRIRKVFSRRSQKFNED comes from the exons ATGGTTAACAACCAAAAC GAAAACACCAGATACGAGCTGGCCCAGCGAGCGTTGAGAATTTCAGCGATCCTCACGTACTTAAATCGATACCAGATaaca GTCGCAGGCTGTCTGGAAATGCCCTTGGAGGTATTAGAAGAACGACTGCTAGAA ATTACAAATTACCACGATACCCCGTGGTATTATCGGTTTATTCCATGCTGCGTCAATATTCAGAGACAAAAC GTCATTAAACCAAAGACAAAGAAAAGAAGCAATGGAGGACTTTTTGGAAGAATTCGGAAAGTCTTCAGCCGACGCTCTCAGAAATTTAATGAAGattga